From the Selenihalanaerobacter shriftii genome, one window contains:
- a CDS encoding carboxymuconolactone decarboxylase family protein has product MERIKLVVEEEAQGLVKEVYTDIKENFGVIPNLFKALALKPKVLQANWEKVKSLMLEGHLDRKIKEMVAVVVSEANGCEYCVGAHSLFLQKLGVPEEIIQSVVKDIDEADIKDKEKKILKFAVKSTTEAHKISDQEFKLIKDLGLTEVELVELVSVIDLFTSFNIFIDTLEVPLDKF; this is encoded by the coding sequence ATGGAAAGGATTAAACTAGTTGTAGAGGAAGAAGCTCAAGGATTAGTTAAAGAAGTTTATACTGATATTAAAGAGAACTTTGGGGTAATTCCTAATCTTTTTAAAGCTTTAGCTTTAAAGCCAAAGGTCTTGCAGGCTAATTGGGAAAAAGTAAAAAGTTTAATGTTAGAAGGTCACTTAGATAGGAAAATAAAAGAGATGGTAGCAGTTGTTGTCTCTGAAGCTAATGGTTGTGAGTATTGTGTTGGTGCTCATTCATTATTTTTACAGAAGTTAGGAGTACCAGAGGAAATAATCCAGAGTGTAGTTAAAGATATCGATGAGGCAGATATTAAGGATAAAGAGAAGAAAATTCTAAAGTTTGCAGTTAAATCAACTACTGAAGCACATAAGATTAGTGATCAAGAATTTAAATTAATTAAAGATTTAGGTTTAACAGAAGTAGAATTAGTAGAGTTAGTTTCAGTAATAGATTTATTTACTTCTTTTAATATATTTATTGATACTTTAGAGGTGCCTCTTGATAAATTTTAA
- a CDS encoding ArsR/SmtB family transcription factor, translated as MNNKRRLYEMHAEVCKAIANPKRIEIVYLLLDEEKNVSELAHAMETSNANVSQHLSILREKKIVCTRKEGLNVFYKICSPKMVEALEIMKGVMLEQLSELVDISQEILDEQE; from the coding sequence ATGAATAATAAGAGAAGATTATATGAAATGCATGCTGAAGTTTGCAAGGCTATTGCCAATCCTAAAAGGATTGAAATTGTTTATCTTTTATTAGATGAAGAAAAGAATGTTAGTGAATTGGCTCACGCAATGGAGACTAGTAATGCTAATGTTTCTCAGCATCTATCAATACTGCGTGAAAAGAAGATTGTTTGCACTAGGAAAGAAGGATTAAATGTATTTTATAAAATTTGTAGTCCTAAGATGGTTGAAGCTCTAGAAATCATGAAAGGAGTGATGTTAGAACAATTATCAGAATTAGTAGATATTTCTCAAGAGATTCTTGATGAACAAGAATAA
- a CDS encoding MerR family transcriptional regulator — protein sequence MEKDKQSLLKIGELAQTAGVTKRTIRYYEELGLLSPSERSEGGFRLYNENDLSRLLFINRFKKIDFPLDKIKKLIDSIEISDDKSQRASASLSLLGKQLQQIEEEIQDLKDTKENIKSAIDSLEQCKDCEINKCPPGCEHKKAMI from the coding sequence TTGGAAAAAGATAAACAAAGTTTATTAAAGATAGGTGAATTGGCTCAAACAGCTGGAGTGACTAAAAGAACTATACGTTATTATGAAGAGTTAGGTTTATTGTCTCCTTCGGAAAGAAGTGAAGGTGGATTTCGATTATATAATGAAAATGACCTCTCTAGACTTCTATTTATAAATCGGTTTAAGAAGATAGACTTTCCATTAGATAAAATAAAGAAGTTAATTGATTCTATAGAAATTAGTGATGATAAATCACAAAGAGCTTCTGCTAGTCTTTCATTACTTGGTAAGCAGTTACAACAGATAGAAGAAGAAATTCAAGATTTAAAAGATACAAAAGAGAATATTAAGAGTGCAATAGATTCTCTTGAGCAGTGTAAGGATTGTGAGATTAATAAATGTCCCCCAGGATGTGAACATAAAAAAGCTATGATTTAA
- a CDS encoding Crp/Fnr family transcriptional regulator, with protein MEKLSCMRELSIFEGLSNKELLMVPSFAKGRLYEGGEILFNEGEKMEAIYLIKSGQVKLSRLFKNGKEITLQIISSDQVLGENALFSDSEHAFTATVVEDAFICACTKQEFERLIDEYPQVGLKIIKTLGKKLEQFTKRVDSLAMYDVKGRLINLFFHLSEEYGIESSKGVTIDLELTHQDVAEFIGASRVMVTKALSQLEGIIKHNKKFMISEPDSLLSLIS; from the coding sequence GTGGAGAAGCTTAGTTGTATGCGAGAGTTATCAATATTTGAAGGTTTATCTAATAAAGAATTATTAATGGTTCCCTCATTTGCTAAAGGACGCCTATATGAAGGTGGGGAAATACTATTTAATGAAGGTGAAAAGATGGAAGCTATTTACTTAATAAAAAGTGGTCAGGTTAAGCTTTCAAGATTATTTAAAAATGGTAAAGAAATAACTTTACAAATTATTAGTAGTGATCAAGTTTTAGGTGAAAATGCTTTATTTAGTGATTCTGAACATGCATTTACAGCAACAGTAGTAGAGGATGCCTTTATTTGTGCGTGTACTAAGCAAGAATTTGAAAGATTAATTGATGAATATCCACAAGTAGGATTAAAAATAATCAAAACTCTAGGAAAGAAATTAGAACAGTTTACTAAACGAGTAGATAGTTTAGCCATGTATGATGTAAAGGGAAGATTAATTAATTTATTTTTTCATTTAAGTGAAGAGTATGGAATTGAAAGTTCTAAAGGTGTTACTATTGATTTGGAACTGACTCATCAAGATGTAGCTGAGTTTATTGGAGCTTCTCGAGTAATGGTGACTAAAGCATTAAGTCAATTAGAAGGTATTATAAAACATAATAAAAAATTTATGATTAGTGAACCAGATTCCTTATTAAGTTTGATTAGTTAA
- a CDS encoding SdpI family protein translates to MLNIEKSPFLVALGYIKNVNKAIFILISLLMIIFGNYTPTFKCNWSLGIKTPWTLASEEVWNRTHRFGGKLFMIAGVISLIGTLLTSNAYYLSLSIAVAVIGSIIYSYWSYHKIE, encoded by the coding sequence ATGCTAAATATAGAGAAGTCTCCTTTTTTAGTAGCATTAGGCTATATTAAGAACGTAAATAAGGCTATATTTATCCTAATATCATTATTAATGATTATTTTTGGTAACTATACACCTACTTTTAAATGTAACTGGTCTTTAGGAATTAAGACTCCCTGGACATTAGCAAGTGAAGAGGTATGGAATCGAACCCATCGTTTTGGAGGTAAACTTTTTATGATTGCAGGTGTAATTAGTTTAATTGGAACTTTATTGACTAGTAATGCATACTATCTTAGTCTTTCTATAGCGGTAGCAGTTATTGGGAGTATAATATATTCTTACTGGTCTTATCACAAAATAGAATAA
- a CDS encoding pyridoxamine 5'-phosphate oxidase family protein: protein MIQEKILQVLESENVVAIATQGEKGPHLVNTWNSYIHIIEDDRLIFPAGGMETTENNVKEDENVLMTLGSREVEGFNGPGTGFLIEGTAEFKNSGEEFELISENFPWARAAVVVTIDSITQTL from the coding sequence ATGATTCAAGAGAAAATATTACAAGTGTTAGAGAGTGAGAATGTTGTTGCTATTGCTACTCAAGGTGAGAAGGGCCCGCATTTAGTAAATACATGGAATAGTTATATTCATATTATTGAAGATGATCGGTTGATATTTCCTGCTGGAGGAATGGAGACAACGGAAAATAATGTTAAAGAAGATGAAAATGTACTTATGACTTTAGGTAGTCGTGAAGTTGAAGGTTTTAATGGACCAGGCACAGGATTTTTAATAGAAGGCACTGCGGAATTTAAAAACTCAGGTGAGGAGTTTGAACTTATAAGTGAAAACTTTCCTTGGGCTAGAGCAGCAGTAGTAGTTACAATTGATTCTATTACTCAAACATTATAG
- a CDS encoding 4Fe-4S dicluster domain-containing protein: protein MEDLTKKAINFAKQKGADLVGVVDVRKLDFPNNHHPTDYLSGAKSAVSIAYALNKGGVLNLPTSRNSYMLEFNLANQKLNLINHQVGKFLEEKGHLALGIPGTASIGDAKRLAADISHKHIAVAAGLGKFGLNNLVITPEYGPRVRFTTILTTAELAPTSYEAEQVCNKCLKCIKACPRNALDDWENKYTPQEGWHIDKEKCYHEIFVKLGGKRCGICIKACPLSN from the coding sequence ATGGAGGATTTAACTAAAAAAGCTATTAATTTTGCTAAGCAGAAAGGTGCAGATTTGGTAGGAGTAGTTGATGTAAGGAAACTAGATTTTCCTAACAATCATCACCCAACCGATTACTTATCAGGAGCTAAGAGTGCGGTTTCGATTGCTTATGCCTTAAATAAAGGTGGAGTTTTAAATTTGCCAACGAGCAGGAATAGTTATATGCTAGAATTTAATCTTGCTAATCAGAAGCTTAATTTAATTAATCATCAAGTAGGTAAATTTTTAGAGGAAAAGGGTCACCTAGCTTTAGGTATACCAGGAACGGCTAGTATTGGTGATGCTAAAAGATTAGCAGCCGATATATCGCACAAACATATTGCAGTGGCTGCTGGTTTAGGGAAGTTTGGTCTTAATAACTTAGTTATTACACCTGAGTATGGTCCTAGAGTTCGGTTTACAACTATCCTTACTACCGCTGAATTAGCACCTACAAGCTATGAGGCAGAGCAGGTCTGTAATAAATGTTTAAAATGTATAAAGGCATGCCCAAGAAATGCTTTAGATGATTGGGAAAATAAATATACTCCTCAAGAAGGATGGCATATAGATAAAGAGAAATGTTATCATGAGATTTTTGTTAAATTAGGTGGAAAAAGATGTGGGATATGTATAAAGGCTTGTCCACTTTCTAATTAA
- a CDS encoding ATP-binding domain-containing protein, whose translation MKDEDYKSIALICKTPKECNKLKKRLEKNGQFEIDIINDKNDTYKAGVVIVPSYLAKGLEFDVVFIVNLDEKYEESEMDLKLLYVAMTRTHHLLYP comes from the coding sequence ATGAAAGATGAAGACTATAAATCAATAGCTTTAATATGTAAGACACCTAAAGAGTGTAATAAACTAAAAAAGAGACTCGAAAAGAATGGTCAATTTGAGATAGATATTATTAATGATAAGAATGACACCTATAAGGCTGGAGTAGTAATAGTTCCTTCATATCTAGCTAAGGGTCTAGAATTTGATGTAGTATTTATAGTCAATTTAGATGAGAAGTATGAAGAAAGTGAGATGGATTTAAAGCTTTTATATGTTGCTATGACAAGAACTCATCATCTATTATACCCTTAA
- a CDS encoding DUF1540 domain-containing protein: MISNIKCAVEECQYNESDLCQASTIQVKAGMQDHVISTSGDTACKTFTPKTNLS; encoded by the coding sequence ATGATTTCTAACATTAAATGTGCTGTAGAAGAATGTCAATATAATGAAAGTGATTTATGTCAAGCTTCTACAATCCAAGTGAAAGCAGGGATGCAAGATCATGTAATTAGCACTTCAGGTGATACTGCATGTAAAACTTTTACCCCTAAAACAAATTTAAGTTAA
- a CDS encoding VOC family protein yields MFKRIDHVEIIPSDIEVSITFYTEILGFKIKQREEVDASPIKEVVYLELDDSMLELLSVEEPKSSSKTEWQVGYRMLALEVKDIEDTIKYLEDKGIEISWGPVDLGSSKRAEIRDPDGLPIELRQW; encoded by the coding sequence ATGTTTAAAAGAATTGACCATGTTGAAATCATACCGTCAGATATCGAAGTATCAATTACATTTTATACTGAAATATTGGGATTTAAGATTAAACAAAGAGAAGAAGTTGATGCATCCCCAATAAAGGAAGTCGTCTATTTAGAATTAGATGATTCAATGCTTGAATTATTATCTGTAGAAGAACCAAAATCTAGTTCAAAAACAGAATGGCAAGTAGGTTATAGAATGTTAGCCTTAGAAGTAAAAGATATAGAAGACACAATAAAGTATCTAGAAGATAAAGGAATAGAGATTAGTTGGGGCCCAGTAGATTTAGGTTCTTCTAAAAGAGCTGAAATAAGAGATCCAGATGGATTACCAATTGAATTACGACAATGGTAA
- a CDS encoding DUF1638 domain-containing protein, translating to MNQETALVACGILKEELETICQSEDIRLSRYYIDPALHVDLDRLEERLVQVLEKVAQKHKEVLVIFGSCHPDIDEIITEFGGERLAIKDCIGALHGDKRQQLDRKANNFYLTSGWLNNWRKIFVKGLGWDEIDGRQNFGFYDRILLVDTKVREISDEEILEFFEYAQVAIKPFPTDLNYFKNLILNKLG from the coding sequence ATGAATCAAGAAACTGCTCTTGTAGCTTGTGGAATCTTAAAGGAAGAATTAGAAACAATATGCCAATCTGAAGATATAAGATTATCAAGGTATTATATAGACCCGGCATTACATGTAGACTTAGACAGGTTAGAGGAAAGGCTAGTGCAAGTGTTAGAAAAAGTTGCACAGAAACATAAAGAAGTATTAGTTATCTTTGGTAGCTGTCATCCAGACATTGATGAAATAATTACAGAATTTGGAGGAGAAAGGTTAGCTATAAAAGATTGTATTGGTGCTTTACATGGTGACAAGAGACAACAATTGGATAGGAAAGCAAATAATTTTTACTTGACTAGTGGTTGGCTTAATAATTGGCGGAAGATATTTGTTAAAGGTTTAGGTTGGGATGAAATAGATGGAAGACAAAATTTTGGTTTTTATGATCGGATATTATTAGTAGACACCAAAGTTAGGGAGATTTCAGATGAAGAAATATTAGAATTTTTTGAATATGCTCAAGTTGCTATTAAGCCATTTCCCACTGATTTAAATTATTTTAAGAATTTGATTTTAAATAAGTTAGGATGA
- a CDS encoding HelD family protein, which translates to MSNKDHPDYQEEVERLEYTKDYIKKILNSTEEYKEEYNQGIREAMEELDFLDSSQSYIRILINSKFIDQADETFNNLSKVKDKPYFARIDFRRDGNQDSQKYYIGKISLYEVEKQFPLIIDWRSPLASIYYEGRLGEVSYDTEVGTEHGEILLKRQFTIEDGKLKDILDIDITTNDAFLQASLDVNADNKLKDIASTIQAEQNKVIRAEIDKPLIVQGVAGSGKTTIALHRIAYLIYTYEENFDPDNFMILTPNKLFIDYISDVLPELGVENVRQATFIDFMDEIIEEEYALIDSDEKMINLIEGESISGAEKELITWSSSFKGSLEFKDIIDKYIDDIGKRYLPRKDFKLGNFLLFSYGELNDIFLNQLKHLPFEKRIEKIKNSLSNRLNHRKDKILREIEDEYNTKIRINYSKEESEEKRAILKSLVNEKEEKLDEINKLSKTLVKDYLAEFTKSSLFEHYKNVLRQKIS; encoded by the coding sequence ATGTCTAATAAAGATCATCCAGATTATCAAGAAGAAGTTGAGAGATTAGAATATACAAAGGACTATATAAAAAAGATCTTAAATTCTACAGAAGAATACAAAGAGGAATATAATCAAGGTATAAGAGAAGCCATGGAAGAACTTGATTTTCTAGATAGTAGTCAGAGTTATATTAGAATATTAATAAATTCTAAGTTTATAGACCAAGCTGATGAAACTTTTAATAATTTATCTAAGGTTAAAGATAAACCATATTTTGCAAGGATTGATTTTAGAAGAGATGGTAATCAAGATTCGCAAAAATACTATATTGGAAAAATTTCTTTATACGAAGTTGAAAAACAATTTCCTCTTATTATAGATTGGCGTTCACCTTTAGCAAGTATATATTATGAAGGAAGATTAGGAGAGGTAAGCTATGATACAGAGGTTGGAACCGAGCATGGTGAAATATTATTAAAACGACAATTTACTATAGAAGATGGAAAATTAAAAGATATACTTGATATTGATATTACTACTAATGATGCTTTTTTACAGGCTTCGTTAGATGTAAATGCAGATAATAAACTAAAAGATATAGCATCTACTATTCAAGCAGAACAAAATAAAGTAATAAGAGCTGAGATTGATAAACCACTAATTGTCCAAGGGGTAGCTGGAAGTGGAAAAACCACTATTGCTTTACACCGTATAGCCTATCTTATATATACCTATGAAGAAAACTTTGATCCCGATAATTTTATGATATTAACCCCAAATAAATTATTTATTGATTATATATCTGATGTCTTACCTGAATTAGGAGTTGAAAATGTGCGACAAGCCACATTTATAGATTTTATGGACGAGATAATAGAAGAAGAATATGCTCTTATAGACTCTGATGAGAAAATGATAAACTTAATAGAAGGTGAAAGTATAAGTGGTGCTGAAAAAGAGTTAATTACTTGGTCATCATCATTTAAAGGGTCTCTTGAATTTAAAGATATTATAGATAAGTATATTGATGACATTGGAAAAAGATATTTACCAAGAAAAGATTTTAAACTGGGTAATTTTCTTTTATTTTCATATGGAGAGCTAAATGATATCTTTTTAAATCAACTAAAGCATCTTCCTTTTGAAAAAAGAATAGAGAAGATAAAGAACAGTTTATCTAATAGATTAAATCATAGAAAAGATAAAATTCTAAGAGAGATTGAAGATGAGTATAATACAAAGATAAGAATAAACTATTCAAAGGAAGAATCAGAAGAAAAAAGAGCTATCTTAAAGTCATTAGTAAATGAAAAAGAAGAAAAGCTAGATGAAATAAATAAGCTTTCAAAAACTTTAGTTAAAGACTATCTTGCAGAGTTCACTAAATCAAGTCTTTTTGAACATTATAAAAATGTATTAAGGCAAAAAATATCTTAA
- a CDS encoding LysM peptidoglycan-binding domain-containing protein yields MIDRIKEHEVKKGETLWDIARKHDIDIDTLIGANDINNMNRIRPGDLLKILPVKGMLYKILYLFSNL; encoded by the coding sequence TTGATAGATAGAATTAAAGAACATGAGGTAAAAAAAGGTGAGACGCTTTGGGATATAGCAAGAAAGCATGATATAGATATTGACACATTAATTGGAGCAAATGATATTAATAATATGAATCGTATAAGACCAGGGGATTTATTAAAAATTCTGCCAGTTAAAGGGATGCTTTATAAAATATTATATCTGTTTAGTAATTTGTAA
- a CDS encoding glycine/sarcosine/betaine reductase selenoprotein B family protein — protein sequence MDIENIEKMIQSNVDPNFKFIDNRKKEVPFVKLRKPISKAKVALISSGGLHLKDTSKFDTEDPMGDASYREIPSEVKFADLEISHGHYDYRYIKEDMNTVFPVELLKRLEERGLIGTLAKRNYSFMGYCLKVDELINQTGMKIINSLKEDQVDIVILAPA from the coding sequence ATGGATATAGAAAATATTGAGAAAATGATTCAAAGTAATGTTGATCCTAATTTTAAATTTATTGATAATCGAAAAAAAGAGGTGCCATTTGTTAAGCTAAGAAAACCGATTTCTAAAGCAAAAGTTGCTTTAATTTCTTCAGGTGGACTTCATTTAAAAGATACTTCAAAGTTTGACACTGAAGATCCAATGGGAGATGCTAGCTATCGAGAAATTCCGAGTGAAGTGAAATTTGCAGATTTAGAAATTAGTCATGGTCATTATGACTACAGATATATAAAGGAAGATATGAATACTGTATTTCCTGTTGAATTGTTGAAAAGACTTGAGGAAAGAGGTTTAATTGGTACGTTAGCTAAAAGAAATTATAGTTTTATGGGTTATTGTTTAAAGGTTGATGAACTTATTAATCAGACAGGAATGAAAATTATTAATTCTTTAAAGGAAGATCAAGTAGATATAGTGATTTTAGCACCTGCATGA
- a CDS encoding methyl-accepting chemotaxis protein: MQSQQDELKNKVKFRNSLMAKVNGTMIIMLIIFISILGVIINTSVSKEITNLARARNLEVATSLQIEANAFFDKAENTVQLISHRKEIKTLNKSEMLRIFKKIKTDQTYFDALYLGTTTGEMILHPKADLPESFDPRSRPWYKKAKNENTLIWSDVYLDATSKKPIITVAMPIHNSNDEFVGILGGDISLETLSQKVASRKIGKSGYAYMINNKGEIIAHPNKKMVEEQFNVNKLFDAKSILNKDQGSIEYEDNGFSKLASYVSINRINGAIFAQAPFKQIYAQKDKLGWLIFIYSIIIVTVLGVTLYFINTKYLLKPINNLINKISKVAKGDFTIQTKTGRKDEIGQLEAALDKMSTNLKNIIIKLSGTIEELSAYSEELSASAEEGNATIETTNNLLEEMSSNIQQISASAQEVTSVAQETSSQAKIGGNNINDTVGSIQEINEAVGGTVKVINNLDNNSQEIGQIVELITDIAEQTNLLALNAAIEAARAGEHGQGFAVVAEEIRELAEETAKATDEITTLVKQTQKQSNNGLESVKQVEVKAKEGKEIAVETGEVFKKIESSIDQTSDYIQQTANSTQNLAQNSDQIMTASQDISNMSQEVTNSAQELATMAQELQNLVEQFEV, translated from the coding sequence ATGCAATCCCAACAAGATGAACTAAAGAACAAAGTTAAATTTCGTAATAGTTTAATGGCAAAAGTAAATGGAACAATGATAATAATGTTAATTATATTTATTTCAATTTTAGGAGTTATAATTAATACTTCTGTCTCTAAAGAAATCACTAATTTAGCCCGTGCAAGAAATTTAGAAGTAGCCACATCTTTACAAATTGAAGCTAATGCTTTTTTTGATAAGGCTGAAAATACAGTTCAATTAATTTCTCATAGAAAGGAAATAAAGACACTTAATAAGTCAGAAATGTTGCGAATTTTTAAAAAAATAAAAACAGACCAAACTTATTTCGATGCTTTGTACTTAGGAACAACTACAGGGGAGATGATTTTACATCCTAAAGCTGACTTACCTGAGTCTTTTGATCCTAGAAGTAGACCTTGGTATAAAAAAGCTAAAAATGAAAATACCTTAATATGGTCTGATGTTTATTTAGATGCCACTAGCAAAAAACCCATCATTACTGTTGCTATGCCAATACATAATTCAAATGATGAATTTGTTGGAATTTTAGGTGGAGATATATCATTAGAAACTTTAAGTCAAAAAGTCGCTAGTAGAAAAATAGGTAAGTCAGGATATGCTTATATGATTAATAATAAAGGAGAAATAATAGCTCATCCTAATAAAAAAATGGTTGAAGAACAGTTTAATGTAAATAAATTATTTGATGCTAAAAGTATTTTAAATAAAGACCAAGGAAGTATAGAATACGAAGATAATGGTTTTTCAAAACTAGCTTCTTATGTATCCATTAATAGAATTAACGGAGCAATATTTGCCCAAGCACCATTCAAACAAATTTATGCACAAAAAGATAAACTTGGATGGTTAATATTTATTTATAGTATTATTATTGTTACTGTATTAGGTGTAACACTTTATTTTATAAATACAAAATACTTATTAAAACCAATTAATAATCTAATTAATAAAATCTCTAAGGTAGCTAAAGGAGATTTTACAATACAAACTAAAACAGGACGAAAAGATGAAATCGGTCAATTAGAAGCTGCATTAGATAAGATGAGTACTAATTTGAAAAATATAATAATTAAACTATCGGGAACAATTGAAGAATTATCAGCCTATAGTGAAGAATTATCAGCTTCTGCAGAGGAAGGAAATGCAACTATAGAAACAACCAATAATCTTTTAGAAGAAATGTCATCTAATATTCAACAAATTTCAGCTAGTGCTCAGGAAGTAACTAGTGTCGCTCAAGAAACTAGTTCTCAAGCAAAAATTGGTGGAAATAATATCAATGACACTGTAGGTAGTATTCAAGAGATTAATGAAGCAGTGGGAGGTACAGTAAAGGTTATCAATAACCTTGATAATAATTCCCAAGAAATTGGACAGATTGTAGAATTAATTACTGATATAGCTGAACAGACTAATCTATTAGCTCTAAATGCTGCTATAGAAGCAGCTAGAGCTGGAGAACATGGGCAAGGATTTGCAGTAGTCGCAGAAGAAATTAGAGAACTAGCAGAAGAGACAGCTAAAGCGACAGATGAAATTACTACTTTAGTGAAGCAAACACAAAAGCAATCAAACAATGGATTAGAGTCTGTTAAACAGGTGGAAGTTAAAGCAAAAGAAGGAAAAGAAATTGCTGTAGAAACTGGAGAAGTCTTTAAAAAAATCGAAAGTTCAATTGATCAGACATCTGATTACATTCAACAAACTGCTAATTCTACTCAGAATTTAGCTCAAAATAGTGATCAAATAATGACTGCCTCTCAAGATATTAGTAATATGTCTCAGGAGGTAACTAATTCTGCTCAAGAATTAGCAACTATGGCTCAAGAATTACAAAACTTAGTTGAACAATTTGAAGTTTAA
- a CDS encoding MTH865 family protein: protein MSIREEIKNQIVGALEGAEFPIETPEALLGAFPQGSDTTCKAGEVEMTAGEAGELLTGDDFPFISAENVADTILDKAGL, encoded by the coding sequence ATGTCAATAAGAGAAGAAATTAAGAATCAAATTGTTGGTGCTTTAGAAGGAGCAGAATTTCCAATTGAAACACCCGAAGCATTATTAGGAGCGTTTCCACAAGGATCTGATACTACTTGCAAAGCTGGTGAGGTAGAGATGACTGCTGGAGAAGCAGGAGAACTATTAACTGGTGATGATTTCCCATTTATAAGTGCGGAAAACGTTGCAGATACAATATTAGATAAAGCTGGTTTGTAA
- a CDS encoding plasmid pRiA4b ORF-3 family protein, translating into MADYFTEENKTVNYIYDFSDYWQHIIEFEEIKPAKKEMDYPICVEGERACPPEDCSGIPGYQRILEILNNPDDEEYERIIEWLDEDYDPDYFDPSTVKFDNPQKRLQKLS; encoded by the coding sequence ATAGCTGATTATTTTACAGAGGAAAATAAGACTGTAAATTATATCTATGATTTCAGTGACTATTGGCAGCATATAATAGAATTTGAAGAGATTAAACCAGCAAAAAAAGAAATGGATTATCCGATATGTGTAGAAGGTGAGAGAGCTTGCCCACCTGAAGACTGTAGCGGTATTCCTGGCTATCAAAGAATATTAGAAATACTTAATAATCCTGATGATGAAGAGTATGAACGAATTATAGAATGGTTAGATGAAGATTATGATCCTGATTATTTTGACCCTTCCACTGTAAAGTTTGATAACCCTCAAAAAAGGCTACAGAAGTTGTCATAA
- a CDS encoding pyridoxamine 5'-phosphate oxidase family protein — translation MVLNDEIKNLAKEAPFVPISTVSSQGEQHLIVVGEVKEINDDVLTFGIYKMETTQENLVDTGDMQVVLASTNDEPKGYRLTGTAHAEDGKVLFEAEQAESLL, via the coding sequence ATGGTTTTAAATGATGAAATTAAGAATTTGGCTAAAGAGGCTCCATTTGTACCAATTAGTACAGTGTCTTCTCAAGGAGAACAACATTTAATTGTTGTTGGTGAGGTAAAGGAGATAAATGATGATGTACTTACTTTTGGTATCTATAAGATGGAGACTACTCAAGAGAATTTAGTAGACACAGGAGATATGCAGGTGGTTTTAGCATCTACTAATGATGAGCCAAAAGGGTATCGTTTGACAGGAACAGCACATGCTGAAGATGGTAAAGTATTATTTGAAGCTGAACAAGCAGAATCATTATTATAA